A window of the Triplophysa rosa linkage group LG23, Trosa_1v2, whole genome shotgun sequence genome harbors these coding sequences:
- the ppp1r3g gene encoding protein phosphatase 1 regulatory subunit 3G, with translation MHVQNSLLTCLYPWRRTPELIDIMNEEQMGNGIDSDDDIQPDEIPEYLRDRRRAKSLPAYPDQATLYHQISQNCRKRVKFADALGLNLASVKHFNTSEDPEIPAKVFTRLKSYPLQKERDFMDDLCVNLKSTLTFERPVPTFKMPVDTGDLETLLTRFQVALESVTVTQFDVRGVIRAIGRSNCKRVAGVRYTFNDWLSFVDAQAILVPNELTALGERFSFTMYTPPFLGPSASVHFAVYMKDDNSEFWDNNNGLNYTLKYSSSSCETAAFSAI, from the coding sequence ATGCATGTGCAGAATAGTCTTCTCACCTGTTTATATCCTTGGAGACGCACACCTGAGTTAATAGACATCATGAACGAGGAGCAGATGGGAAACGGTATAGACTCTGATGATGATATCCAACCCGACGAGATACCCGAGTACCTGCGGGACAGGAGAAGAGCCAAGTCCTTACCTGCCTATCCGGATCAGGCGACCCTTTACCACCAGATCTCGCAGAACTGCAGAAAACGCGTGAAGTTCGCGGACGCGCTCGGGTTAAATCTGGCCAGCGTGAAGCACTTTAACACCAGCGAGGATCCGGAGATTCCTGCCAAAGTGTTCACTAGACTTAAGAGCTACCCTCTCCAAAAGGAACGGGACTTCATGGATGACTTGTGCGTAAACCTGAAGTCCACTCTGACATTTGAGCGCCCGGTGCCTACCTTTAAGATGCCCGTGGACACTGGTGACTTGGAGACGCTGCTTACGCGCTTTCAAGTCGCGTTGGAAAGCGTCACGGTCACCCAGTTTGATGTACGTGGGGTCATACGGGCGATTGGTAGGAGTAATTGCAAGAGAGTGGCTGGAGTCAGGTATACTTTTAATGACTGGCTGTCGTTCGTGGACGCGCAAGCCATCCTCGTGCCCAACGAGTTGACGGCGCTTGGAGAGCGCTTTTCCTTCACCATGTACACGCCTCCTTTCTTAGGTCCAAGCGCTTCTGTGCATTTCGCAGTGTACATGAAGGATGATAACTCTGAATTCTGGGATAACAATAACGGACTGAATTACACCCTGAAGTATAGCTCGTCCTCGTGCGAGACAGCGGCTTTCAGTGCTATATGA
- the LOC130546978 gene encoding cytochrome b5 produces the protein MEDNGTDGKGVKYYRLSEVEERNSFKSTWIIIHNKVYDVTKFLEEHPGGEEVLREQAGGDATESFEDVGHSTDAREMASSMLIGELHPEDRDKLGQPPESLVTTVQETTSWWSNWLIPALAAVIVTLMYRVYTAEEA, from the exons ATGGAGGATAACGGAACAGACGGGAAGGGTGttaaatattatcgtttgtcaGAAGTGGAGGAGCGGAACTCTTTTAAAAGCACATGGATTATCATCCATAATAAAGTGTACGACGTCACGAAGTTTCTCGAGGAG CACCCGGGAGGAGAGGAGGTGTTACGAGAGCAGGCGGGTGGAGATGCTACAGAGAGTTTCGAAGATGTCGGGCACTCCACAGATGCCCGAGAGATGGCCAGTTCTATGCTTATAGGAGAGCTTCATCCA GAAGACCGAGACAAACTAGGCCAGCCACCA GAATCACTTGTAAcaactgttcaagaaacaacaAG CTGGTGGTCAAACTGGTTGATACCCGCTCTCGCTGCAGTTATCGTCACGTTGATGTACCGTGTATACACAGCAGAGGAGGCATGA
- the LOC130546661 gene encoding uncharacterized protein C18orf63-like, translating to MNGCGTQSLFFIALPELRSLCCVNLFFPNTNDEGELRKKQVKTCRELLLLYSNIIASPVLGHFGGITVVMTNTFYKKGIIQDFAQTHGLQFACPQRVSPPVLQACLSYSVAAKLAPKWNKAGQYLIAVLTEENVFFSLFPGREFLNHSGKLNAVVLELNITETQLCVSVEANTVRLPPAVLKDLDFPTPVVEHFLHTDEVVLHATMPNNWCHILPSMKKGQLISISRRIPQECPFQSYSEIQEHWDSMYGYQLPSAREEEVIYCSVYFKPIGEKLLTYPLCCIRTQPVQCFPRVDLQGVLRTFISDLQAELRSVCGFPVQMSNKPFYYNHELIRPVSEYFGALPVNLTTENTSKAVLNHLPNSYVQNTTQHRSFQHDSTGKQAENKRSPSLESSPGQKAWTFISSTTLFSASPTNVHFTHSQSQSAVFPRAKLVPVFKNKSHTCHLNVNKIPVEEEQRGLERQKVAVIKPLTSALLQPPPVHSSHFSRPVPERVSLPFYKRQTGTDGVTRVLPNQLFVQTQPQVCEVPSKRGGDTFESKPKRLKQSVQDVDMYAKNKQLTKVNSVTLQAWLKSRGVSMHSKVKKEELVSKVMKCLSET from the exons ATGAATGGATGTGGGACACAGTCATTGTTTTTCATCGCTCTTCCGGAGCTGAGGAGTTTATGTTGTGTCAACCTGTTCTTCCCCAACACCAATGATGAAGGAGAGTTGAGAAAGAAGCAAGTAAAAACCTGCag AGAACTTTTGCTCTTATACTCGAACATTATTGCCTCACCTGTTTTGGGTCATTTTGGGGGCATCACTGTTGTTATGACT AATACCTTTTACAAGAAAGGCATCATTCAAGATTTTGCACAGACACATGGTCTGCAG TTCGCCTGCCCCCAAAGGGTATCGCCTCCTGTTTTGCAGGCCTGTTTGTCTTATTCTGTGGCTGCGAAGCTGGCTCCCAAATGGAATAAAGCTGGCCAGTACCTTATTGCAG tgCTCACAGAAGAG aatgtttttttctctctctttccaggAAGAGAATTCCTCAATCACTCCGGTAAACTAAATGCGGTTG TTCTTGAGTTGAACATCACAGAGACTCAGCTGTGTGTTAGTGTGGAGGCCAACACAGTCAGACTTCCTCCAGCTGTG TTAAAGGATTTAGATTTTCCCACTCCTGTGGTGGAACATTTTCTCCACACTGATGAGGTTGTCCTTCATGCAACCATGCCAAATAATTGGTGCCACATTCTACCAAG TATGAAGAAAGGTCAGCTCATCAGTATCAGTCGCAGAATTCCACAGGAATGTCCATTTCAATCTTACTCAGAGATCCAGGAGCATTGGGACAGCATG TATGGATACCAGCTTCCGTCAGCAAGGGAAGAAGAAGTGATCTACTGCAGTGTGTACTTTAAACCAATAGGTGAAAAGCTGCTCAC ATATCCACTGTGTTGTATCCGGACTCAGCCAGTACAGTGCTTTCCCAGAGTAGACCTGCAGGGGGTGCTGAGAACCTTCATATCAGATCTGCAGGCTGAACTGCGAAGTGTGTGTGGTTTTCCAGTGCAGATGTCCAACAAGCCTTTCTACTACAACCATGAACTGATCAGACCAGTCTCTGAG TACTTTGGAGCCCTGCCTGTAAACTTgacaacagaaaacacaagcaAGGCTGTACTGAACCATCTACCCAACAGCTACGTACAGAACACAACCCAACACCGCAGTTTTCAGCATGACTCGACAGGTAAACAGGCCGAGAATAAAAGGAGTCCCAGTTTGGAGTCGTCTCCCGGTCAAAAAGCTTGGACTTTCATCAGCTCGACGACTCTGTTCTCCGCTTCTCCCACAAACGTTCATTTTACACACAGCCAGTCACAGTCTGCTGTGTTTCCGAGAGCAAAGCTCGTGCCGGTCTTCAAGAACAAATCACACACTTGTCACCTAAATGTGAACAAGATCCCTGTAGAGGAAGAGCAGAGAGGACTAGAAAGACAGAAGGTGGCAGTTATAAAACCTCTGACTAGTGCTCTCCTACAGCCACCTCCAGTCCATTCTTCACATTTCTCCAGGCCTGTCCCTGAGCGGGTGTCCTTACCCTTTTATAAGAGGCAAACGGGCACTGATGGAGTCACTAGGGTTCTCCCAAACCAGCTTTTTGTACAGACACAGCCCCAAGTGTGTGAGGTCCCCAGTAAAAGAGGG GGAGACACTTTTGAGTCAAAACCAAAGAGACTCAAACAGAGTGTGCAGGATGTGGACATGTATGCAAAAAACAAGCAG CTCACAAAGGTCAACTCGGTGACTCTGCAGGCATGGTTGAAGAGTCGAGGGGTCAGCATGCACTCAAAGGTTAAGAAAGAGGAGCTAGTGTCAAAGGTTATGAAATGTTTGAGTGAAACCTAA